Genomic window (Candidatus Binatia bacterium):
CAGGCCCGTTTGTCGTCCAGGTGATTGCGACAACACTGTCGCGCTAGCTTCTTCCGTTTAATGCCTCCGAAGGCTCGGATCTCTTACGGAGCGGTAACGATCACGGCGGTGCTGGGTGTCTTGCCGGCTCGCCGGTAGGCGTGGCGGACGCCTGAATCGAAATAGATCGCGTCGCCCGCATCGAGCGTGTGCGTTTCCGAGCCAATGATCAAATCGATTTTCCCGCGGATCATGTAAAGAAATTCCACTCCGGGGTGCTGATGCATTCGACCCTTGTCTGTCGGAACCGGCTCAAATTCCGCCAGAAACGCATTCAACTTCCGCTCGTTCGCCTTGAAGTCAAGGCTCTCGAAATGGTAGGCGATCTCGCCGCCTCCCGGTCTCTCCGGGAAACGGACCCGATCCTTTTTGCGCACGACCACAACGACACGACGCTTGCGCTCGTCGGCGAAGAAGTAGTCGAGGCCTACGCTGAAGACAAGTGCAATGCGCAAGAGCGTGGGCAAAGTCGGGAATAGTTTTCCACGCTCCAACTTTGACAGCATGGCCGGCGACAGCCCCGTGTGTCTTCCAAGTTCGACCAGGCCCATACTCTTCTTCAGCCGCAATCCCCGGAGTTTCTCTCCCAGCGCGTAGGGCTTCAGGCCTTCGGTGATCGTCTTATTCATCGCCACAACTTCCCCTTTTGACTGCTGGTCAAAGAAACCGCTGGTCCTTTAACTGTCAGTCACACGACTTGCTCCCCGAGAACAGATTGTCATGTTATGAAAACAAGTGTGACTTACAGTTAATAGCGCAACTGGACAAACGGTGCAACGAAAAAGGAGAACCTGAAATGAAGCGGATCGGATTTGCGGTAATCGCAGTATTGCTGTCGAGTTCAATGTTGGCAGTCGCCGCGCCTGCGGGCAAGGGCGCGGCAAAAGATATCGTGGACACGGCGGTTGCAGCGGGGTCGTTCAAGACGCTCGCAACGGCGCTGGCGGCCGCTGACCTGGTGGGAACACTGAAGGGCGCGGGCCCGTTCACGGTGTTTGCTCCCACCGACGAAGCGTTTTCCAAGCTGCCGGCCGGCACGGTGGCAGACCTGCTCAAGCCGGAGAACAAAGATAAGCTGCGCGCCATCCTGACCTACCACGTGGTAGCGGGCAAGGTGATGGCGGCGCAGGTGGTGAAACTCTCCTCGGTAAAAACGGTCAACGGCCAGGACGTACAGATTTCGACCAGTGGTGGCACCGTCAAGGTGAACGACGCCCAGGTGATCAAGACCGACATTCCGGCGTCGAACGGGGTGATCCACGTGATTGACACGGTCATTCTGCCCAACCTGCAGTAACGGCTCGGCAATAACTCAGCAACTGATTGGAGAAGGATATGAAGAAAATTGACGTGATTGCGGCGATACTTCTTGTCATCGGTGGTTTGAACTGGGCGCTGGTGGGAGCGGCGCGGTTTGACCTCGTGGCTACAGTTTTTGGCATGCGCTTCGGCGAAACCTCGGCTCTAAGTTCCGTTGTGTACCTGTTGGTGGGACTCTCAGCCGTATATCAGGCAGTCTCATGGAAGGGAATCCAGCGGCGCTGGGGTGGTTCACCGGCAGTAGCACATGCCCGCTAACCTGCCAGTGCGGGGGGACGGCGCAGCCGCCATCCTCCCGCATTCGACTTCTTGCATGAATCTAATACAGAAGATGAGCGAAGACCCTCGCGTACTGGTACGTCGCGCCGGGACTCCAGACACGGACGGAAGCTGTGTAGTTTACTGGATGCAACGTGCGCAGCGAGCCTGCGACAACCCAGCGTTAGACGTTGCGGTAAATCTGGGAAACGAGCTGGGTAAGCCGGTCGTGGTCTTCTTTGCTCCTGTCCCTTTCTATCCCGGCGCAAACGCGCGGCATTTCCATTTCCTTGCTTCGGGTATTGCTGACATCGCCGACGGACTTACTCGTCGCGGCATTGGGTTTGTGTTCCGGGTGTACCCAGACCACAGCCTTCTCAAGTTCTGTGAACAGGTTCATCCCGCAATCGTGGTTGGGGACGAAAACCCTTTACGAGAGACCGAAGCATGGCGACAAAAAGTCGCTGGTGCCCTGTCGGTTCCGTTCTGGACGGTCGATGCGGACGTGATCGTTCCATCCAGGCTGTTGGGACGAGAGCACTACGCCGCCAGAACGATCCGACCGCGTCTCCTAGAGCTACTTCCGAAGTTCTTGCAGCCGCCGGACAATCCAGTAGCTCGTGTACTTTGTTCTGCGCCGCCGCAGCTGTCTTCGTCGAATTGGCAAGAGGATTTCACGCGCGGCTGGACTCTCGATCGCTCCGTTGCACCGGCGACCGCATGGCGAGGAGGCAATCAGGAGGCGGTGCGTCGACTCGATGACTTTGTCCGGGAAAAACTAGCCATCTACCCCGAGGGCCGAAATCGGCCGGAGAGCGACAACACCAGCCGATTGTCTCCATACCTCCACTTCGGGCACATTGGACCACAATCGATTGCGCTCCGGGTGCAACAAGAGGATTTACCGGAGACGGCAAAGCAAGCGTTTCTTGAGCAACTCATCGTCCGCCGGGAACTGGCCGTCAATTTCGTTCGATTCAACCCTGTCTATGACTCGATGGAGTGCCTGGAGCCCTGGGCAGACCGGTCGTTTGCACGGCACTCCTCGGACCGCCGCCCCATCGTATATTCCAAGGAACAGCTCGATAATGCAGAAACGCACGACTCGCTGTGGAACGCGGCGCAG
Coding sequences:
- a CDS encoding XRE family transcriptional regulator produces the protein MNKTITEGLKPYALGEKLRGLRLKKSMGLVELGRHTGLSPAMLSKLERGKLFPTLPTLLRIALVFSVGLDYFFADERKRRVVVVVRKKDRVRFPERPGGGEIAYHFESLDFKANERKLNAFLAEFEPVPTDKGRMHQHPGVEFLYMIRGKIDLIIGSETHTLDAGDAIYFDSGVRHAYRRAGKTPSTAVIVTAP
- a CDS encoding fasciclin domain-containing protein; the encoded protein is MKRIGFAVIAVLLSSSMLAVAAPAGKGAAKDIVDTAVAAGSFKTLATALAAADLVGTLKGAGPFTVFAPTDEAFSKLPAGTVADLLKPENKDKLRAILTYHVVAGKVMAAQVVKLSSVKTVNGQDVQISTSGGTVKVNDAQVIKTDIPASNGVIHVIDTVILPNLQ
- a CDS encoding DUF378 domain-containing protein, whose product is MKKIDVIAAILLVIGGLNWALVGAARFDLVATVFGMRFGETSALSSVVYLLVGLSAVYQAVSWKGIQRRWGGSPAVAHAR
- a CDS encoding deoxyribodipyrimidine photo-lyase, yielding MQRAQRACDNPALDVAVNLGNELGKPVVVFFAPVPFYPGANARHFHFLASGIADIADGLTRRGIGFVFRVYPDHSLLKFCEQVHPAIVVGDENPLRETEAWRQKVAGALSVPFWTVDADVIVPSRLLGREHYAARTIRPRLLELLPKFLQPPDNPVARVLCSAPPQLSSSNWQEDFTRGWTLDRSVAPATAWRGGNQEAVRRLDDFVREKLAIYPEGRNRPESDNTSRLSPYLHFGHIGPQSIALRVQQEDLPETAKQAFLEQLIVRRELAVNFVRFNPVYDSMECLEPWADRSFARHSSDRRPIVYSKEQLDNAETHDSLWNAAQKEMVLTGWMHNYLRMYWAKKILEWSPSIASAYQRAIWLNDRYELDGRDPNGYAGIAWAIVGKHDRPWFERPVFGQVRYMSLASTGRKFNSKSYIEQIAKLERTHA